Proteins encoded within one genomic window of Microcebus murinus isolate Inina chromosome 8, M.murinus_Inina_mat1.0, whole genome shotgun sequence:
- the CATIP gene encoding ciliogenesis-associated TTC17-interacting protein isoform X2 has product MSSRAYSIVHKGKDPPTASPEHLPLPEANAEAIDFLSSLKREELQMLFFSETLDMISEAGEPQGELSIEVKRGKHKDESGVMSDCIFVHAFSRGFLDKMLCGNSLLGYLSWRLEVRELHGHEFIKFPILPLERKATLLKQDDQLVLTRSIKEGEQALGFQTIQVGRQQAEVFIVEQTVHSEEGIPMSCQYYLLPDGHLAKRIQVGSPGCCIITKMPVMREEDEIEPRPVFEKKPLVWEEDLELLSKFLERKEELRLGHTSYLRKHPEAQALMSDFLLFLLLRQPEDVVTFAAEYFGPFAARCPPTPALRSSHRPSPFRSLERGRGSCPGAD; this is encoded by the exons TCCACAAAGGGAAGGACCCCCCGACCGCAAGTCCCGAGCACCTGCCACTCCCAGAGGCCAATGCTGAAGCCATCGACTTCCTCAGCTCCCTCA AGCGGGAGGAGCTGCAGATGCTGTTCTTCTCCGAGACCCTGGACATGATCTCAGAGGCAGGGGAGCCTCAGGGGGAGCTGAGCATTGAGGTGAAGAGAGGGAAACACAAGGACGAATCGGGCGTCATGTCAGACTGCATCTTCGTGCATGCCTTTAGCCGTGGCTTCTTGGACAAAATGCTCTGTGGAAACTCCCTACTGG GCTATCTTTCATGGCGTTTGGAGGTCAGAGAACTACATGGTCACGAGTTCATCAAG TTCCCCATCCTCCCCCTGGAGCGGAAGGCAACTTTGCTGAAGCAGGATGACCAGCTGGTCTTGACCAGAAGTATCAAGGAGGGTGAG CAAGCCCTGGGCTTCCAGACGATCCAGGTGGGCCGTCAGCAGGCTGAAGTGTTCATCGTGGAGCAGACCGTACACTCGGAGGAGGGCATCCCCATGTCCTGCCAGTACTACCTGCTGCCCGATGG GCACCTGGCCAAGAGAATCCAGGTGGGCTCCCCAGGGTGCTGCATCATCACCAAGATGCCCGTAATGAGGGAGGAAG ATGAGATTGAGCCTCGCCCAGTGTTTGAGAAGAAGCCCCTGGTGTGGGAGGAGGACTTGGAGCTCCTCTCCAAGTTCCTGGAGAGGAAG GAGGAGCTCCGACTCGGCCACACCAGCTATCTGCGGAAGCACCCCGAAGCCCAGGCGCTCATGTCCGACTTCCTGCTCTTCCTGCTGCTGCGCCAGCCCGAAGACGTGGTCACTTTCGCTGCCGAGTACTTCGGCCCCTTCGCAGCGCGCTGCCCGCCGACCCCCGCCTTGCGCTCTTCCCACCGGCCCAGCCCTTTCCGCTCGCTGGAGCGGGGGCGCGGCTCGTGCCCCGGGGCCGACTAG
- the CATIP gene encoding ciliogenesis-associated TTC17-interacting protein isoform X1, producing the protein MSSRAYSIVHKGKDPPTASPEHLPLPEANAEAIDFLSSLKREELQMLFFSETLDMISEAGEPQGELSIEVKRGKHKDESGVMSDCIFVHAFSRGFLDKMLCGNSLLGYLSWRLEVRELHGHEFIKFPILPLERKATLLKQDDQLVLTRSIKEGEAVKTGVIVFPWSSVKGFISKATNLVLLRVMAWRRMVPSNARFLALDTEGKLCHSTYQALGFQTIQVGRQQAEVFIVEQTVHSEEGIPMSCQYYLLPDGHLAKRIQVGSPGCCIITKMPVMREEDEIEPRPVFEKKPLVWEEDLELLSKFLERKEELRLGHTSYLRKHPEAQALMSDFLLFLLLRQPEDVVTFAAEYFGPFAARCPPTPALRSSHRPSPFRSLERGRGSCPGAD; encoded by the exons TCCACAAAGGGAAGGACCCCCCGACCGCAAGTCCCGAGCACCTGCCACTCCCAGAGGCCAATGCTGAAGCCATCGACTTCCTCAGCTCCCTCA AGCGGGAGGAGCTGCAGATGCTGTTCTTCTCCGAGACCCTGGACATGATCTCAGAGGCAGGGGAGCCTCAGGGGGAGCTGAGCATTGAGGTGAAGAGAGGGAAACACAAGGACGAATCGGGCGTCATGTCAGACTGCATCTTCGTGCATGCCTTTAGCCGTGGCTTCTTGGACAAAATGCTCTGTGGAAACTCCCTACTGG GCTATCTTTCATGGCGTTTGGAGGTCAGAGAACTACATGGTCACGAGTTCATCAAG TTCCCCATCCTCCCCCTGGAGCGGAAGGCAACTTTGCTGAAGCAGGATGACCAGCTGGTCTTGACCAGAAGTATCAAGGAGGGTGAG GCAGTGAAGACTGGAGTGATTGTTTTCCCCTGGAGCTCAGTTAAGGGCTTCATCTCCAAAGCTACCAACCTGGTACTGCTGAGGGTGATGGCCTGGCGGCGGATGGTGCCCAGCAATGCCCGCTTCCTGGCCTTGGACACCGAGGGCAAGCTCTGCCATTCCACCTAC CAAGCCCTGGGCTTCCAGACGATCCAGGTGGGCCGTCAGCAGGCTGAAGTGTTCATCGTGGAGCAGACCGTACACTCGGAGGAGGGCATCCCCATGTCCTGCCAGTACTACCTGCTGCCCGATGG GCACCTGGCCAAGAGAATCCAGGTGGGCTCCCCAGGGTGCTGCATCATCACCAAGATGCCCGTAATGAGGGAGGAAG ATGAGATTGAGCCTCGCCCAGTGTTTGAGAAGAAGCCCCTGGTGTGGGAGGAGGACTTGGAGCTCCTCTCCAAGTTCCTGGAGAGGAAG GAGGAGCTCCGACTCGGCCACACCAGCTATCTGCGGAAGCACCCCGAAGCCCAGGCGCTCATGTCCGACTTCCTGCTCTTCCTGCTGCTGCGCCAGCCCGAAGACGTGGTCACTTTCGCTGCCGAGTACTTCGGCCCCTTCGCAGCGCGCTGCCCGCCGACCCCCGCCTTGCGCTCTTCCCACCGGCCCAGCCCTTTCCGCTCGCTGGAGCGGGGGCGCGGCTCGTGCCCCGGGGCCGACTAG